Genomic segment of bacterium:
TGGAGGACGCGGTCGAATTCCTGGTCGAGCACAAAGACCAGATCCTTCTGACCACGATCGACATCGGAGCCAACGACGTCCTGCAGGGGGCGCCGACCTGCCTGCCGATCACCGATCCGGCGGCCCAGCAGGCCTGCTTCCAGCAGCTCTTCCAGGGCATCGGTTCGAACCTCAGCTTGATCACCAGCCCGCTTTTTTCCGCCTCCGACGGGGAGTTTCCGGTGATCGGGATGAACTACTACAACACCTTCTTGAATGCCTGGTTCTCGGGACCCCAAGGCCAAGCCTTGGTTCAAGCCACGGTGGGTTTGCAGGCGGTATTCAACAACGATGTCTTGGGACGGGTCTACGGCCTGAACGGATTCCCGGTGGCCGACGTGGCC
This window contains:
- a CDS encoding SGNH/GDSL hydrolase family protein, with product MKTLKALVLALFFGALAACGSSGDDQLFYVSLGDSLAVGVQADPTTGESVETNEGYADQLFAALQQEFPNLELVKFGCPGETTASMIEGGVCTDRYETGSQLEDAVEFLVEHKDQILLTTIDIGANDVLQGAPTCLPITDPAAQQACFQQLFQGIGSNLSLITSPLFSASDGEFPVIGMNYYNTFLNAWFSGPQGQALVQATVGLQAVFNNDVLGRVYGLNGFPVADVA